The Oncorhynchus clarkii lewisi isolate Uvic-CL-2024 unplaced genomic scaffold, UVic_Ocla_1.0 unplaced_contig_1455_pilon_pilon, whole genome shotgun sequence genome includes a region encoding these proteins:
- the LOC139396604 gene encoding zinc finger protein ZFP2-like, whose translation MDRDRASPSPSTLPESPGHNSPGSALLLDLKRVSVQLVDCRKTAGQSGTVREGHEEEGDLISSRDFPNRRSLSGRDLSSGELQQQHVADEAEKSVSQSEHLKHQHRRTGKKSHHSCSDCGKSFTTRRSFITHLRIHTGEKPYHCYQCGKSFNQSGNLTAHQVTHTGEKPYSCDQCGKSFAVSGHLNRHQLTHTGEKPYSCGQCGKSFNQSGNLTAHQLTHTGVKPYSCDQCGKSFARSRELTTHQVTHTGVKPYSCDQCGKSFAQDSNLTRHQVTHTGEKPYSCDQCGKSFAQASNLTTHQRTHTGEKPYSCDQCGKSFATYNTFKYHLRIYEGEKPYPCLDCGKNFASAGALTIHQRVHTGEKPYSCDQCGKSFAVASTLIIHQRIHTGEKPYSCDQCGKSFAVVSTLNKHYRIHTGERTYVCLCGKNFARASTLIIHQRTHTGEKPYSCDQCGKSFAESGTLNSHQRTHTREKPYVCLCGESFTHLGNIRKHQKAKMCHISTPSYLTPFPDP comes from the exons GACAGAGCTAGTCCGTCCCCCTCCACCCTGCCGGAGTCCCCTGGTCACAACTCTCCTGGTAGCGCCTTACTGCTGGATCTGAAGAGGGTGTCTGTGCAGCTGGTCGACTGCAGGAAAACAGCAGGGcagagtggaactgtgagagaaGGACACGAGGAGGAGGGAGATTTGATTTCATCAA GGGACTTTCCTAACCGTCGCTCTCTCAGTGGGAGGGACTTATCATCTGGGGAGCTTCAACAACAACATgttgctgacgaggcagagaagagtgtCTCCCAATCAGAACACCTCAAACACCAGCACAGACGTACAGGGAAGAAATCTCACCacagctgctctgactgtgggaagagtttcactaCACGAAGATCCTTCATAACTCACCTGCGTATTCACACcggagagaagccttatcactgttatcagtgtgggaagagcttcaatcaGTCAGGCAACCTGACAGcacaccaggtaacacacactggagagaagccttacagctgtgatcagtgtgggaagagttttgctgtATCAGGACACCTGAATAGACACCAgctaacacacactggagagaagccttatagctgtggtcagtgtggaaagagcttcAATCAGTCAGGCAACCTGACAGCACACCAGCTAACACATACTGGagtgaagccttatagctgtgatcagtgtgggaagagctttgctcgGTCTCGAGAGCTGACAAcacaccaggtaacacacactggagtgaagccttatagctgtgatcagtgtgggaagagctttgctcaAGATTCCAACCTAACTAGACACCAGGTAACGcatacaggagaaaagccttacagctgtgatcaatgtgggaagagctttgctcaAGCTTCCAACCTGACtacacaccagcgaacacacacaggagaaaagccttatagCTGCgatcagtgtggaaagagctttgctACATATAACACCTTCAAATATCATCTGAGAATTTATgaaggggagaagccttacccctGCCTTGATTGTGGGAAAAACTTTGCTAGTGCAGGAGCCCTAACCATACACCAGCgtgtacacacaggagagaagccttatagctgtgatcagtgtgggaagagctttgctgtAGCTTCCACCCTGATTATACACCAGCGcattcacactggagagaagccatatagctgtgatcagtgtggaaagagctttgctGTGGTTTCCACCTTGAATAAACACTATCgcatacacactggagagagaacTTATGTCTGTCTATGTGGAAAGAACTTTGCTCGAGCTTCCACCCTGATTatacaccagcgaacacacactggagagaagccttatagttgtgatcagtgtggaaagagctttgctGAGTCAGGGACCCTGAAttcacaccagcgaacacacactaGAGAGAAACCCTATGTCTGTCTATGTGGAGAGAGCTTTACTCATTTAGGGAATATTAGAAAACACCAGAAAGCAAAAATGTGCCATATTTCAACTCCCTCCTATTTGACACCATTTCCAGATCCCTAA